From the Stigmatella erecta genome, one window contains:
- a CDS encoding ABC transporter substrate-binding protein: MRRLVWIAVCAALSGCPKGKEEVPDAGPPADAGPDTLTEKEPNERPDQALALVRDAVVSGALSADPSKPDEDWYRLAPATARTADLTLSGIPGVDGVLEVYDRDRNRLGSVNSEGDGKPERLPNLYVEGERFVRVSSARKGSGGAYTLTLSYRRPHDGEEREPNDRAVDATPLTLGQAVAAYIGHSGDEDWYRIELPSPEAEAPPTGAPPAPPEALPPAPTEAAPLEPPAAPPPGDAPPADGMAAPPEETALPTEGLVPPGVLGGDAGPVAQADAGPALPPEPPSVALKIELSALDGVRPELSVLSAAEAPLFTLRGKEGEALSLRNIGVRATDRVVYVVVKSGWIGTGKEARRAYNAASAYTLSVSREEAGANAELEPNDELYKATPLTSAGFKEGFLAPKTDVDHYVLRTSEPVLAKVELSGVDRLDLVLSAVEPPEGDGAQETVTLRANDGAVKEPERLNNVSCRGTCYFRVESATRKIEGKWVKDFENPEVPYRISVTTVPDNGSEESEPNNTAARATALTFGKPLRGTVYPVKDVDYYRLDLSDRPVRTSLRATLLGILKVDVGLYLHRLGEDGKLALVQTADRAKGDQPESIRYSAEPGVYILEVRDTKNRESNFQDSYQLSVEEGD; the protein is encoded by the coding sequence TCTGGTCTGGATTGCTGTGTGCGCCGCACTGTCCGGCTGCCCCAAGGGCAAGGAAGAGGTGCCCGACGCGGGCCCGCCCGCCGACGCCGGCCCCGACACGTTGACCGAGAAGGAGCCCAACGAGCGGCCCGACCAGGCCCTGGCCCTCGTGCGGGACGCGGTGGTGAGCGGCGCCCTCTCGGCCGACCCCTCCAAGCCGGACGAGGACTGGTACCGGCTGGCCCCCGCCACCGCGCGCACCGCGGACCTCACCCTGTCCGGCATTCCGGGCGTGGACGGGGTGCTGGAAGTCTATGACCGGGACCGCAACCGCCTGGGCAGCGTGAACAGCGAGGGGGACGGCAAGCCGGAGCGCCTGCCGAACCTCTACGTCGAGGGCGAGCGCTTCGTGCGCGTGTCCTCGGCGCGCAAGGGCAGCGGCGGGGCCTACACCCTGACGCTGAGCTACCGGCGGCCCCATGACGGCGAGGAGCGCGAGCCCAACGACCGGGCCGTGGACGCCACCCCGCTGACGCTCGGACAGGCCGTGGCGGCCTACATCGGCCATTCGGGCGACGAGGACTGGTACCGCATCGAGCTGCCCTCCCCGGAAGCCGAGGCCCCGCCCACCGGGGCGCCCCCGGCCCCTCCGGAGGCCTTGCCCCCCGCCCCCACCGAGGCCGCGCCCCTGGAGCCCCCCGCCGCCCCGCCTCCTGGCGACGCGCCTCCCGCGGACGGCATGGCGGCCCCGCCCGAGGAGACGGCCCTGCCCACCGAAGGCCTCGTCCCGCCCGGGGTGCTGGGCGGCGACGCAGGCCCGGTGGCCCAGGCGGATGCCGGCCCGGCGCTCCCGCCCGAGCCTCCGAGCGTGGCCCTGAAGATCGAGCTGTCCGCCCTGGACGGCGTCCGTCCGGAGCTCTCCGTGCTCTCCGCCGCGGAGGCGCCGCTGTTCACCTTGCGCGGCAAGGAGGGCGAGGCGCTCTCGCTGCGCAACATCGGCGTGCGCGCCACGGACCGCGTCGTCTACGTGGTGGTGAAGAGCGGGTGGATCGGCACGGGCAAGGAGGCCCGGCGGGCCTACAACGCGGCGAGCGCCTACACCCTCTCGGTGTCGCGGGAGGAGGCGGGGGCCAACGCGGAGCTGGAGCCCAACGACGAGCTGTACAAGGCCACGCCGTTGACTTCGGCGGGGTTCAAGGAGGGCTTCCTGGCCCCCAAGACGGACGTGGACCACTACGTGCTGCGCACGAGCGAGCCCGTGCTGGCCAAGGTGGAGCTGTCCGGGGTGGACCGGTTGGACCTGGTGCTCTCGGCGGTGGAGCCCCCCGAGGGGGACGGCGCCCAGGAGACGGTGACGCTGCGGGCCAACGACGGCGCGGTGAAGGAGCCCGAGCGCCTCAACAACGTCTCGTGCCGGGGCACGTGCTACTTCCGGGTGGAGAGCGCCACCCGGAAAATCGAGGGCAAGTGGGTGAAGGACTTCGAGAACCCGGAGGTGCCCTACCGCATCTCCGTCACCACGGTGCCCGACAATGGCAGCGAGGAGAGCGAGCCCAACAACACGGCGGCCCGGGCCACGGCGCTGACATTCGGCAAGCCGCTGCGCGGCACGGTGTACCCGGTCAAGGACGTGGACTACTACCGGCTGGACCTGTCGGACCGGCCGGTGCGCACCTCCCTGCGGGCCACGCTCTTGGGCATCCTCAAGGTGGACGTGGGGCTCTACCTCCACCGCCTGGGCGAGGACGGGAAGCTGGCGCTCGTGCAGACGGCCGACCGGGCCAAGGGGGACCAGCCCGAGAGCATCCGCTACAGCGCCGAGCCGGGGGTCTACATCCTGGAAGTCCGCGACACGAAGAACCGCGAATCCAACTTCCAGGACTCGTACCAGCTGTCCGTCGAGGAGGGGGACTGA
- a CDS encoding imm11 family protein: MKRRYFDLHDDVYIQGRWELGDPAGSQGREVDDPWQFAEGRPVRVEEQLRVPITHSGTPLDFSLAGVGVTPILHQRVADLLAELAPDDVQAIPVGVDGQPEPYCILVATRAIRCIDDQASAEVQYWKPEDGQPDRVGEYRAVHGMRIDPAKVGDAQVFRPWGWTVVLLVSEDVKEALERAGVTGVKFTEVTGPSAISPEERERNRRLIELREQTDAAREAFWRTLGRLDEEAIIPMVVGGAWPARRQVWRIIHRPGGRTLLVTDGLSDFFVDRVEPSVGFGLELALETDEPLQDAEKSWPLLLLERVADEVAEHERVREKVRSGFLSMEVSGKGLPEPLITQEGRVGVLLGMEPGTLPQSFSMPAGEVRLVTVKALLPTELAYLLEHGKTGRDALLRRFGQEGQGHLSRSWRNPVV; the protein is encoded by the coding sequence ATGAAGAGGCGGTACTTCGATCTTCACGATGATGTCTACATCCAGGGGCGTTGGGAACTGGGAGACCCGGCCGGCTCACAGGGCCGAGAGGTCGATGATCCATGGCAGTTCGCGGAGGGGCGCCCTGTGCGCGTCGAGGAACAGCTCCGGGTGCCCATCACCCATTCAGGCACGCCGCTCGACTTCTCCCTGGCGGGTGTCGGTGTCACCCCCATCCTTCATCAGAGGGTGGCTGACCTCCTCGCGGAGCTGGCTCCCGACGACGTGCAAGCCATCCCGGTGGGCGTGGATGGCCAGCCCGAGCCGTACTGCATCCTCGTCGCCACGCGTGCCATCCGGTGCATCGACGACCAGGCCTCGGCAGAGGTGCAGTACTGGAAGCCGGAGGACGGGCAGCCAGACAGAGTGGGTGAGTATCGGGCCGTTCACGGCATGCGCATCGACCCGGCGAAGGTAGGGGATGCCCAGGTGTTCCGTCCCTGGGGGTGGACGGTGGTCCTCCTCGTGTCCGAGGACGTCAAGGAAGCCCTGGAGCGCGCGGGGGTAACAGGGGTGAAGTTCACGGAGGTCACCGGCCCGAGCGCCATCAGCCCGGAGGAGCGCGAGCGGAACCGCAGGCTCATCGAACTGCGAGAGCAGACAGATGCCGCCCGCGAAGCCTTCTGGCGCACCTTGGGGCGGCTGGATGAGGAAGCCATCATCCCCATGGTTGTAGGCGGGGCGTGGCCCGCCCGGCGTCAGGTCTGGCGCATCATCCATCGCCCGGGTGGGCGCACGCTTCTGGTCACGGATGGGCTCTCGGACTTCTTCGTGGATCGCGTGGAGCCGTCCGTGGGCTTCGGCCTGGAGTTGGCCTTGGAGACGGACGAGCCTCTCCAGGATGCCGAAAAGAGCTGGCCCCTGCTGCTCCTGGAACGGGTGGCGGACGAGGTCGCGGAGCACGAGCGGGTGCGCGAGAAAGTGAGGTCCGGCTTCCTGTCCATGGAGGTCTCCGGCAAGGGCCTGCCCGAGCCTCTCATCACCCAGGAGGGGAGGGTGGGGGTGTTGCTGGGCATGGAGCCAGGCACGCTTCCCCAGTCCTTCTCCATGCCGGCCGGTGAGGTGCGGCTCGTCACCGTCAAGGCGCTGCTGCCCACGGAGCTGGCCTACCTCCTGGAGCACGGAAAGACGGGCCGGGACGCGCTGCTGCGGCGCTTCGGCCAGGAGGGACAGGGGCACCTGTCCCGGAGCTGGCGGAACCCGGTGGTGTAG
- a CDS encoding glycoside hydrolase family 16 protein translates to MSKLSNSKRLGGFKHLLAVGVGTAMLATTGCGPEEVQAPAEAATTEQAANRAGWVQIWSDEFDGTSVNTSNWSYVTNIHVNNEQQQYTTSSQNVSVSNGTLKLTARLQSNNGYPFTSGRLESAGKRQFGHTRVEARIKLPVGPGLWPAFWMLGHDINSVGWPNCGELDIMENVGYRDWTSGALHGPGYSGNTPINSRFYPNSAVSNFHVYRAEYSPTDVKWYIDDVLVKTATKAEVNRYGAWVYDKPFYIILNLAVGGSYPQGVNGATSPYPGVPQSTVDLIRNTPQSMEVDWVRVYQWR, encoded by the coding sequence ATGAGCAAGCTTTCCAATTCGAAGCGTCTGGGTGGCTTCAAGCACCTGCTGGCGGTGGGCGTGGGCACCGCGATGCTGGCCACCACGGGCTGTGGGCCCGAGGAAGTCCAGGCGCCCGCCGAAGCGGCCACCACCGAGCAGGCCGCGAACCGGGCCGGCTGGGTGCAGATCTGGAGTGATGAGTTCGACGGCACCAGCGTCAACACGTCCAACTGGTCCTACGTCACCAACATCCACGTCAACAACGAGCAGCAGCAGTACACCACTTCGTCCCAGAACGTGTCGGTGAGCAACGGCACGCTGAAGCTCACCGCGCGCCTCCAGTCCAACAACGGCTACCCCTTCACCTCGGGCCGCCTGGAGAGCGCGGGCAAGCGCCAGTTCGGCCACACCCGCGTCGAGGCGCGCATCAAGCTGCCCGTGGGCCCGGGGCTCTGGCCTGCCTTCTGGATGCTCGGCCACGACATCAACTCCGTGGGCTGGCCGAACTGCGGCGAGCTCGACATCATGGAGAACGTCGGCTACCGCGACTGGACCTCGGGCGCGCTGCACGGCCCTGGCTACTCGGGCAACACGCCCATCAACAGCCGCTTCTACCCGAACTCCGCCGTCAGCAACTTCCACGTGTACCGCGCGGAGTACTCGCCCACGGACGTGAAGTGGTACATCGATGACGTGCTGGTGAAGACGGCGACGAAGGCGGAGGTCAACCGTTACGGCGCCTGGGTGTATGACAAGCCCTTCTACATCATCCTCAACCTGGCGGTGGGCGGCTCCTATCCCCAGGGCGTGAATGGCGCCACCTCGCCGTACCCCGGCGTGCCGCAGTCCACGGTGGACCTCATCCGCAACACGCCGCAGTCCATGGAAGTCGACTGGGTGCGCGTCTATCAGTGGCGGTAG